A single region of the Peromyscus eremicus chromosome 16_21, PerEre_H2_v1, whole genome shotgun sequence genome encodes:
- the LOC131926072 gene encoding protein BEX4-like: MASKEQQAIKDLAVQNEEKENKKGKASKQSEEESHQLEEVENKKPGENVRRGLVRRLVPNFRWAIPNRHVDRNEGGGDVGKFVGQVMEGKKMTREQQMRPYGRFQTPEPDNHYNLCLIP; this comes from the coding sequence ATGGCGTCCAAAGAGCAACAAGCCATAAAAGATCTCGCAGTgcagaatgaagaaaaagaaaacaaaaaagggaaggcCTCCAAGCAAAGTGAAGAAGAATCCCACCAGCTGGAAGAAGTTGAAAACAAGAAGCCTGGGGAAAATGTCAGAAGGGGACTAGTCAGGCGACTTGTGCCTAATTTTCGATGGGCCATACCAAATAGACATGTTGATCGCAACGAAGGGGGAGGGGATGTTGGGAAATTTGTAGGGCAGGTGATGGAAGGCAAGAAAATGACTAGGGAGCAACAGATGAGGCCTTACGGGCGTTTCCAGACACCAGAACCCGACAATCACTATAACCTTTGCCTCATACCTTAA